A window of Lacibacter sediminis contains these coding sequences:
- a CDS encoding acetyltransferase, translating into MIRVATEKDYPVLIDVWEQSVRATHHFLPEDYLQEIKLMLPAIFPSVTMYVYVDESKQLLGFTGVADGKIEMLFLIPEARGKGIGKILLHYSMHILGAYELDVNEQNEQAVGFYRHMGFAVIERKETDGLGRPFPLLSMKYTQ; encoded by the coding sequence ATGATCAGAGTTGCAACGGAAAAAGATTACCCGGTTTTAATTGATGTGTGGGAACAGTCTGTCAGGGCAACACATCATTTTCTGCCTGAAGATTATTTGCAGGAAATCAAGCTCATGCTTCCTGCTATATTCCCATCAGTCACGATGTATGTATATGTTGATGAATCAAAGCAACTGCTTGGATTTACCGGGGTAGCTGATGGTAAAATTGAAATGCTTTTTCTTATTCCCGAAGCAAGAGGGAAGGGGATTGGTAAAATATTGCTCCATTACTCAATGCATATTCTGGGCGCATATGAATTGGATGTAAACGAACAAAATGAACAGGCTGTTGGCTTTTACCGGCACATGGGCTTTGCCGTTATTGAACGAAAAGAAACAGATGGATTGGGCCGGCCGTTTCCATTGCTGAGTATGAAATACACGCAATAG
- a CDS encoding short-chain dehydrogenase encodes MTNDMIEKFIETKNRENSQVNIHFKQRDTVKGVFIRNNDYDELKSKNFWRIVSESKLEEWKKTKDNTLARIFNGAEFTRLSEIN; translated from the coding sequence ATGACGAATGATATGATTGAAAAGTTTATTGAAACAAAAAATCGTGAAAATTCTCAAGTAAACATTCACTTTAAGCAGAGAGATACTGTGAAAGGTGTTTTTATCCGTAACAATGACTATGACGAGCTGAAAAGTAAAAACTTCTGGCGCATTGTTTCAGAATCAAAACTGGAAGAATGGAAAAAAACAAAAGACAATACGCTTGCCCGCATTTTTAATGGTGCAGAATTTACCCGTTTAAGCGAAATAAACTAA
- a CDS encoding CHY zinc finger protein: MIVVKGKTVDEQTRCTHYHSPLDVIAIKFKCCDTYYPCFYCHEETAGHKAEVWSKNEFDNKAILCGVCQQEMTINQYQHSNYQCPKCRTNFNPKCSNHNHLYFEV; this comes from the coding sequence ATGATCGTAGTAAAAGGAAAAACAGTTGATGAACAAACACGTTGCACGCATTATCATTCTCCGCTTGATGTAATTGCCATTAAGTTTAAATGTTGCGATACTTATTATCCATGCTTTTATTGTCATGAAGAAACAGCAGGACATAAAGCTGAAGTATGGAGCAAAAATGAATTTGATAACAAAGCAATTCTTTGCGGCGTTTGCCAACAGGAGATGACCATCAACCAATATCAACACAGTAATTATCAATGCCCTAAATGCCGCACAAACTTCAATCCCAAGTGCAGCAATCATAATCACCTCTATTTCGAAGTATAA
- a CDS encoding VOC family protein, with product MQQRIAQLALVVKDYDEAIAFYRDKLRFQLIENTTLSEAKRWVVMAPPGTSNTYLLLAKGANEEQLSRVGNQTGGRVFLFLYTDDFKRDYEYYLSAGIKFLRPPSKEEYGTVAVFEDLYGNLWDLIEPIEK from the coding sequence ATGCAGCAAAGAATAGCACAATTAGCATTGGTTGTCAAAGACTACGACGAAGCCATTGCATTTTACAGGGATAAACTGAGGTTTCAGTTAATAGAAAACACTACATTAAGTGAAGCAAAAAGATGGGTGGTAATGGCACCTCCAGGTACTAGCAATACATATCTGTTGCTGGCAAAAGGAGCCAACGAAGAACAATTGAGCAGAGTAGGAAATCAAACAGGCGGCAGGGTGTTCCTTTTTTTATACACCGATGATTTCAAGCGTGATTATGAATACTATCTTTCTGCAGGGATAAAGTTCCTGCGGCCTCCATCAAAAGAAGAATACGGGACTGTTGCTGTATTCGAAGATCTTTATGGAAACCTGTGGGACTTAATTGAGCCGATAGAAAAATAA
- a CDS encoding 3-oxoacyl-ACP synthase III family protein — translation MQRSVITGTGSYIPPVIQTNTDFAKHLFYSEDHQPLPTPPGEVVEKFKQITGIEERRYTSDDLSTADIGAVAAKKALDDSGVDPETIDQLIVAHNFGNVLKHTIQTDAVPSLAASIKHQLGIKNPNCVAYDVLFGCPGWLQGVIQADAFFKAGIAKKALIVGAETLSRVIDIYDRDSMIFSDGAGAAVLEYNETGEAGTGILSASVQTHSLEEVDYINMGPSFYPDSDPHVRYIKMKGRKVYEYAMKHVPAAMKDCLDKSGVSIYDLKKVFIHQANEKMDEGIINRLYKLYNIPTPTEHVMPMSIHWLGNSSVATIPTLLDLVRREEIKNHRLSTGDVIMFASVGAGMNINAVCYRY, via the coding sequence ATGCAACGTTCCGTAATTACAGGTACAGGCTCCTACATACCTCCCGTTATTCAAACAAATACAGATTTTGCAAAGCACTTATTTTATTCCGAGGATCATCAGCCATTGCCTACTCCGCCCGGCGAAGTAGTAGAAAAATTTAAGCAGATCACCGGCATTGAAGAACGCAGGTACACTTCGGATGATTTGAGTACCGCAGACATTGGCGCTGTTGCAGCAAAAAAAGCATTAGACGATAGCGGTGTTGATCCGGAAACCATCGATCAGCTGATTGTTGCACATAACTTTGGCAATGTATTAAAACATACGATTCAAACGGATGCAGTGCCTTCTCTTGCTGCAAGTATCAAACATCAACTCGGCATAAAAAATCCAAACTGTGTGGCATATGATGTTTTGTTTGGTTGTCCCGGTTGGTTGCAAGGTGTAATACAAGCTGATGCATTTTTTAAGGCGGGTATCGCTAAAAAAGCGTTGATCGTTGGCGCTGAAACATTATCAAGAGTAATTGATATATATGATCGTGACAGTATGATCTTCAGCGATGGTGCCGGTGCAGCTGTATTGGAATATAATGAAACAGGTGAAGCTGGTACAGGCATTCTCAGTGCATCCGTGCAAACACATTCATTGGAAGAGGTTGATTACATCAACATGGGACCTTCATTTTATCCCGACAGTGATCCGCATGTACGTTACATTAAAATGAAAGGAAGAAAAGTGTATGAATATGCGATGAAGCATGTGCCTGCTGCCATGAAAGATTGTTTAGATAAAAGTGGTGTTTCTATTTACGATCTTAAAAAAGTTTTCATTCACCAGGCCAATGAAAAAATGGATGAAGGCATTATCAACCGTTTATATAAACTATATAATATCCCTACACCAACTGAGCATGTAATGCCCATGAGCATTCATTGGCTTGGTAACAGTTCAGTGGCAACTATCCCAACACTTCTTGACCTTGTTCGCAGGGAAGAAATTAAAAATCACCGGCTTTCGACCGGTGATGTAATTATGTTTGCCTCTGTTGGCGCAGGTATGAATATTAATGCTGTCTGCTACCGTTACTGA
- a CDS encoding cold-shock protein has product MADTWNKKEREKKKQQTKKEKEERKQERKENSKTKTLDDMLAYVDENGNISATPPDLSKVRKVKLEDIEIGVPKQAPVDPADLIRTGIVTFFNESKGYGFIKDLQTQESVFVHVNGLKEAIKENNKVSFEVEMTHKGASAINVKQVV; this is encoded by the coding sequence ATGGCTGATACTTGGAACAAAAAAGAAAGAGAAAAGAAAAAACAACAAACAAAAAAGGAAAAAGAAGAACGCAAACAAGAGCGTAAGGAAAATTCAAAAACAAAAACGCTCGATGATATGCTTGCGTATGTGGATGAAAATGGAAACATTTCAGCTACACCTCCCGACCTGAGCAAAGTAAGAAAAGTAAAACTTGAGGATATTGAGATTGGTGTGCCTAAACAGGCTCCTGTTGATCCTGCAGATCTTATCAGAACAGGTATTGTTACCTTCTTTAATGAATCAAAAGGATATGGTTTTATTAAAGACCTTCAAACCCAGGAAAGTGTATTTGTGCATGTGAACGGTTTAAAGGAAGCAATCAAAGAAAATAACAAAGTGAGTTTTGAAGTGGAGATGACACATAAAGGTGCCAGCGCCATTAATGTGAAACAGGTTGTTTAA
- the pyrE gene encoding orotate phosphoribosyltransferase — MTNEQAVAEKLLQVKAIRLNVKEPFTWASGWKSPIYCDNRKVLSFPHVREFIKSEMCNVIFEEFPEAELLAGVATAGIAWGAMAADQLKLPYIYVRPKPKEHGLGNQIEGSYEPGQKVVVIEDLISTGKSSLQVVDVLRQAGVEVIGMVSIFNYGFDVAKQAFEKYDLGYRSLTNYSTLIQLAIEKNIVEASEQEVLLKWSADPANWTGIK, encoded by the coding sequence ATGACAAATGAACAAGCTGTTGCTGAGAAACTATTACAAGTTAAGGCCATTCGGTTAAATGTAAAAGAGCCCTTTACCTGGGCAAGTGGTTGGAAAAGCCCCATCTACTGCGACAACCGCAAGGTATTATCCTTTCCACACGTACGGGAATTCATAAAAAGTGAGATGTGCAACGTTATATTCGAAGAGTTTCCTGAAGCAGAACTGCTGGCAGGTGTTGCCACTGCAGGTATTGCATGGGGAGCCATGGCTGCCGATCAGTTAAAGCTGCCCTATATCTATGTTCGTCCAAAACCAAAAGAACATGGGTTGGGTAACCAAATCGAAGGTTCATACGAACCCGGACAAAAGGTGGTGGTAATTGAAGACCTTATTTCAACGGGAAAAAGCAGTCTGCAGGTGGTGGATGTATTGCGTCAGGCAGGTGTAGAGGTGATTGGCATGGTCTCAATTTTCAACTATGGTTTTGATGTGGCAAAACAGGCGTTTGAAAAGTATGATCTTGGCTATCGCTCCCTCACAAACTACTCAACACTCATTCAACTTGCCATTGAAAAGAACATTGTAGAAGCAAGCGAACAGGAAGTTTTGTTAAAATGGAGCGCCGACCCGGCAAATTGGACAGGAATTAAATAA
- a CDS encoding NUDIX hydrolase, whose product MYIKIYFGDKPVFLCDEIDEMIHEYMHHPDAVFIDEISGPAIKSLLHEIVKEEFHAGILWNENLEKLKKAFFKHFTIVTAAGGLVENEKGEYLLIHRRGKWDLPKGKLDPGETIEQCAVREVEEETGLQKPELKKPITITYHTYDEFGKHILKDSHWYKMKVKGAQTIKPQTEEDIHDIKWVKKKDLSTYMENTFPSIKDVLALV is encoded by the coding sequence ATGTATATCAAAATCTACTTTGGCGATAAGCCTGTTTTTCTTTGCGATGAAATTGATGAGATGATCCATGAATACATGCATCACCCTGATGCGGTGTTTATTGATGAAATATCAGGTCCCGCCATTAAATCCTTACTTCACGAAATTGTGAAAGAAGAATTTCATGCAGGTATTTTATGGAATGAAAACCTGGAAAAGTTGAAGAAAGCTTTTTTTAAACATTTTACCATTGTAACTGCTGCAGGTGGATTGGTGGAGAATGAAAAAGGAGAATACTTATTGATTCATCGCAGAGGTAAATGGGATCTGCCAAAGGGCAAGCTTGATCCCGGTGAAACTATTGAGCAATGTGCCGTGCGTGAAGTGGAAGAAGAAACCGGTTTACAAAAACCTGAACTAAAAAAACCAATCACCATTACTTATCATACCTATGATGAATTTGGTAAACACATTCTGAAAGACTCACATTGGTATAAGATGAAAGTAAAAGGGGCGCAAACCATCAAACCACAAACAGAAGAAGATATACACGATATTAAATGGGTGAAGAAAAAAGATCTTTCAACGTATATGGAAAATACGTTCCCTTCTATTAAAGATGTGTTGGCGTTGGTTTGA
- a CDS encoding ABC transporter ATP-binding protein — protein MAFLEVNDLYKKEGDTVAVNGISFTQTAFQKIGIAGETGSGKTTLLKIIAGLAQPDAGEVFFLGEKVLGPWDQLIPGHKGIGYLSQHFELRNNYWVGDFLEMANKLTPEQAMQIYTVCQVEHLLRRRTHQLSGGEKQRIALARLLTGSPKLLILDEPFSNLDFLHKQTMKQVIHDLGDQLGITCIMVSHEPADLLSWADTLLLLKDGQIVQQGTAQQVYLQPVNEYAAGLLGDYSLIDTTVIHLEKNLSSGQQKLFLRPHQVQISTNGISSLKGIVEAVHYRGAYMLLEVVLKQQRFNVFHSGRTPQKGEVLGFNISAGDRWYL, from the coding sequence ATGGCTTTTTTAGAGGTAAATGATTTGTATAAAAAGGAAGGAGATACTGTTGCAGTAAACGGCATCAGTTTTACACAAACTGCTTTTCAAAAAATTGGTATTGCAGGCGAAACAGGATCGGGCAAAACAACACTGCTGAAAATAATCGCAGGCCTTGCACAACCCGATGCAGGTGAAGTTTTTTTTCTTGGAGAAAAAGTATTGGGTCCGTGGGATCAACTTATTCCCGGTCACAAAGGCATTGGTTATTTATCACAACATTTTGAACTCCGGAATAATTATTGGGTGGGCGATTTTTTAGAAATGGCCAACAAACTCACGCCGGAGCAAGCCATGCAGATCTATACTGTTTGCCAGGTTGAACATTTGTTACGGAGAAGAACCCATCAACTCTCAGGCGGCGAAAAGCAACGCATAGCACTGGCAAGGCTGCTTACAGGTTCTCCTAAACTTCTGATATTGGATGAACCGTTTTCCAATCTTGATTTCCTGCATAAACAAACTATGAAGCAGGTGATTCATGATCTTGGTGATCAGTTAGGCATTACTTGCATCATGGTTAGTCATGAGCCTGCTGATCTGCTTTCATGGGCCGATACATTATTACTGTTGAAAGATGGACAAATTGTACAGCAAGGAACAGCACAGCAGGTATATCTGCAACCAGTGAATGAATATGCAGCAGGTTTATTAGGTGATTACAGTTTGATCGATACTACAGTCATTCATTTAGAAAAGAATCTTTCAAGCGGTCAACAAAAACTTTTTCTTCGCCCGCATCAAGTGCAGATCAGTACAAATGGAATTTCATCTTTAAAAGGAATTGTTGAAGCTGTGCATTATCGTGGTGCATATATGTTACTTGAAGTAGTATTAAAACAGCAAAGATTCAATGTATTTCATAGTGGTCGTACGCCACAAAAAGGAGAGGTGCTTGGTTTTAATATTTCTGCTGGCGATCGCTGGTACTTATAA
- a CDS encoding sterol desaturase family protein has translation MPSPLDLLLDPISLAILGMYATLMIWEAVFPGRKLPVVKYWKLRGIIVFICYFYISSYLPLLWASYLPSAQLLDLSGLGTIGGAVAGILLYEFGMYVWHRTMHRNKYLWKMFHQMHHSAERLDTYGAFYFSPLDIIGWTALGTICFSILTGFEPQAITVILLVTNFFSIFQHANIKTPVWLGYFIQRPESHTVHHAKGIHAYNYSDLPLFDLLFGTFRNPSAYEYETGFYDGASARIGDMLLFREVDKP, from the coding sequence ATGCCATCACCATTAGACCTTTTACTAGATCCGATTTCACTTGCCATTCTCGGCATGTATGCAACACTCATGATATGGGAGGCTGTTTTTCCCGGCCGTAAACTTCCTGTTGTAAAATACTGGAAGCTGAGAGGCATCATTGTATTCATCTGCTATTTCTACATCTCATCTTACCTGCCATTGCTGTGGGCAAGTTATTTACCATCAGCTCAGTTACTCGATTTGTCCGGGCTAGGTACAATTGGCGGAGCAGTTGCAGGTATCCTGTTGTATGAATTTGGTATGTATGTGTGGCACCGAACCATGCACCGTAATAAATATTTGTGGAAGATGTTTCACCAGATGCATCACAGTGCAGAACGTTTAGATACCTATGGTGCATTTTATTTCAGTCCGCTCGATATTATTGGATGGACAGCACTCGGTACCATTTGTTTTTCAATCCTTACAGGATTTGAACCGCAGGCCATTACTGTTATCCTGCTGGTAACAAATTTTTTCAGCATCTTTCAGCATGCAAATATTAAAACACCTGTATGGTTAGGATATTTTATTCAGCGGCCTGAAAGTCATACTGTGCATCATGCAAAAGGAATTCATGCGTATAACTATTCTGATCTGCCCTTGTTTGATCTGCTCTTTGGAACATTCCGTAATCCATCAGCATACGAATATGAAACAGGATTTTATGATGGTGCTTCAGCACGTATAGGCGATATGCTGTTGTTCCGTGAAGTAGATAAGCCGTAG
- a CDS encoding DEAD/DEAH box helicase — MLFNELQLIEPVLQALSKEGYSSPTPIQEKAIPAILQQRDLLGCAQTGTGKTAAFTIPVLQLMHLEQQHSGKKQAQLQTLILTPTRELAIQIGESVNAYGHFLNIKHQVIFGGVPQYSQVQAIRRGVDVIVATPGRLLDLMQQGHINLNNIKYFVLDEADRMLDMGFVHDVKRIIAKLPAKRQTLFFSATMPPEIQQLASMLLTNPVKVEVTPVSSTVEIIQQSVYYVEKQNKLPLMVQLLKDTSIESVLVFTQMKHAADKLAKNLNNAGIRTEAIHGNKSQNARQNALSNFKKRKTRVLVATDIAARGIDIDELTHVFNFELPNVPETYVHRIGRTGRAGASGVAISFCDWSEKTFLTDIQKLIKKQIDVVKDHPFDISFMHNSPVAASAGAAPVSTMRSAGGGRRYGKTFSQR, encoded by the coding sequence GTGTTATTTAACGAATTACAGCTCATTGAGCCTGTATTACAGGCATTGAGCAAAGAAGGCTACAGCAGCCCAACACCTATCCAGGAAAAAGCAATCCCCGCCATTTTACAACAAAGAGATTTGCTTGGATGTGCGCAAACCGGTACCGGAAAAACAGCAGCTTTTACTATTCCTGTTTTGCAGCTCATGCATCTTGAGCAGCAACATTCAGGCAAAAAACAGGCTCAATTACAAACCCTTATTCTTACACCCACCAGGGAGCTGGCCATCCAGATCGGTGAAAGTGTAAACGCATATGGTCATTTCCTGAACATTAAACACCAGGTGATCTTTGGCGGCGTACCGCAGTACAGCCAGGTGCAAGCTATAAGACGTGGTGTGGATGTTATTGTTGCTACCCCCGGTCGTTTACTCGATCTGATGCAACAGGGTCACATCAACCTCAACAACATCAAATACTTTGTATTGGATGAAGCAGATCGTATGCTTGATATGGGTTTTGTGCATGATGTAAAACGCATCATTGCTAAATTACCTGCCAAGCGTCAAACATTATTTTTCTCGGCAACCATGCCTCCGGAAATTCAACAGTTAGCATCGATGTTGCTTACCAATCCTGTAAAGGTGGAAGTAACACCGGTATCATCTACTGTCGAAATCATTCAGCAATCTGTTTATTATGTAGAGAAGCAGAATAAACTTCCGTTGATGGTGCAGTTGTTGAAAGACACCAGTATTGAATCAGTACTCGTGTTTACACAAATGAAACATGCAGCTGATAAATTAGCGAAGAATCTGAATAATGCCGGTATACGTACAGAAGCTATTCATGGAAACAAATCGCAGAATGCAAGACAAAATGCATTGAGCAATTTCAAGAAGCGTAAAACACGTGTGCTTGTTGCAACCGATATTGCTGCACGTGGTATTGATATTGATGAATTGACGCATGTATTCAACTTCGAATTACCAAACGTACCTGAAACTTATGTACACCGTATTGGTCGTACAGGAAGGGCAGGAGCAAGTGGCGTTGCCATTTCGTTTTGTGATTGGAGTGAGAAGACATTCCTCACCGATATTCAGAAACTGATCAAAAAGCAGATCGATGTTGTAAAAGATCATCCGTTTGATATCAGCTTTATGCACAACTCACCTGTGGCGGCATCAGCTGGTGCGGCACCTGTGAGTACTATGAGAAGTGCGGGTGGTGGTCGTCGTTATGGAAAAACGTTTTCACAACGTTGA
- a CDS encoding LEA type 2 family protein, protein MYRLPSLLFLICIFSLSCNSFKIPEYKEFQNLRLESIGLNETTVYMELVYNNPNRIGFRVSHTECDVYVDDVYLGRALSDTLIKVARKSDFIIPLRIKTDMKNVFKNAWSALSAREVTVRASGVITAGVGGLYKTIPLAYEGKHEVGLFEPRP, encoded by the coding sequence GTGTACAGGCTCCCCTCGCTCCTTTTTTTGATCTGCATCTTTAGCCTTTCCTGCAACAGTTTTAAGATCCCTGAATACAAGGAATTTCAAAACCTGCGGCTTGAGTCGATTGGATTGAATGAGACCACGGTGTACATGGAACTGGTTTACAACAACCCGAACCGGATTGGTTTTCGGGTTAGTCATACTGAATGTGATGTGTATGTTGATGATGTTTATTTGGGGAGGGCGCTTAGCGATACGTTGATCAAGGTTGCCAGAAAGTCAGATTTTATTATTCCACTCCGGATCAAAACCGATATGAAGAATGTGTTTAAAAATGCCTGGTCGGCATTGTCGGCTCGTGAAGTAACGGTGAGAGCATCAGGTGTAATTACAGCCGGAGTTGGCGGACTTTACAAAACCATTCCGTTGGCTTATGAAGGCAAACATGAGGTTGGGTTGTTTGAACCGAGGCCATAA
- a CDS encoding DUF3037 domain-containing protein: MQEKFTFEYAIIRVVPRVEREEFLNVGVIVFCKRPAFLEMKYMLDEKRILAMYPKTDINDIRQHLNAFEQISKGNKEAGPIALLDHAARFRWLTAKRSTVVQTSAVHPGICSDAEKTVEKLLEQLVVS; encoded by the coding sequence ATGCAGGAAAAATTCACATTTGAGTATGCGATCATACGGGTTGTGCCACGTGTGGAACGGGAAGAATTCCTGAATGTGGGTGTTATTGTATTCTGCAAACGCCCTGCTTTTCTTGAAATGAAATACATGTTGGATGAGAAGAGGATATTGGCAATGTATCCAAAAACTGATATTAACGATATACGTCAACACTTGAATGCATTCGAACAGATCAGTAAGGGAAATAAGGAAGCCGGCCCTATCGCCTTGCTCGATCATGCAGCAAGATTTCGCTGGCTCACAGCAAAGCGAAGTACAGTTGTGCAAACGTCGGCTGTGCACCCCGGTATCTGCAGTGATGCGGAGAAAACAGTAGAAAAACTGCTGGAGCAATTAGTAGTAAGTTAA
- a CDS encoding HipA family kinase — MNIQPPDIRTVQVTRYVTPLREGGSLPAIAEADDGFLYVLKFRGAGQGAKALIADVIGAELARAIGLKVPELVFAELDEAFGRMEPDEEIQDLLRASEGLNLGLHYLSGAITYDPAVSKIDTSTASKIVWLDALLMNVDRTARNTNMLTWRNELWMIDHGASLYFHHSGYNWEEQAVRPFVQIKDHVLLQQAASIDETDSLLKQILVPERIKAIVSVLPDTWLKDEEGQLAADEIRNVYYQFLTTRIIHSSIFVNEAINAGKIHI; from the coding sequence ATGAATATTCAGCCACCAGATATCAGAACTGTGCAGGTAACACGTTATGTAACGCCGTTGCGTGAAGGTGGTTCATTGCCCGCCATAGCCGAAGCAGATGATGGCTTCTTGTATGTATTGAAATTTCGTGGAGCAGGACAGGGAGCAAAAGCATTGATCGCAGATGTGATTGGCGCTGAATTAGCAAGAGCTATTGGTTTAAAAGTTCCTGAACTTGTTTTTGCTGAACTGGATGAAGCCTTTGGCCGAATGGAGCCCGATGAAGAAATTCAGGATCTGTTGCGGGCAAGTGAAGGATTGAATCTTGGTCTGCATTATTTATCCGGAGCAATTACTTACGATCCTGCTGTTTCAAAAATTGATACATCAACTGCTTCAAAAATTGTTTGGCTCGATGCGTTGTTGATGAATGTTGATCGCACAGCCCGCAATACAAACATGCTCACCTGGCGAAATGAATTGTGGATGATCGATCATGGAGCGTCTTTATATTTTCATCATTCCGGATATAATTGGGAAGAACAGGCAGTAAGACCTTTTGTACAGATCAAAGATCATGTGCTGTTGCAACAGGCAGCAAGCATTGATGAAACAGATTCTTTACTCAAGCAGATATTGGTTCCTGAGCGGATAAAGGCAATCGTTTCTGTTTTGCCGGATACATGGTTGAAAGATGAGGAAGGACAACTTGCGGCTGATGAAATAAGAAATGTCTATTATCAATTTCTCACAACAAGAATAATACATTCATCCATTTTTGTAAACGAAGCGATCAATGCAGGAAAAATTCACATTTGA
- a CDS encoding RNA recognition motif domain-containing protein, protein MNIYVSNLGFNVQDAELKQLFNSYGEVTSAKVIMDKFTNQSRGFGFVEMPDDAAAQKAIDELNGTSTDGRSLKVTEARPREEKPRTNRW, encoded by the coding sequence ATGAATATTTATGTCTCCAATTTAGGTTTTAACGTGCAGGATGCCGAATTAAAACAACTTTTCAATTCGTATGGCGAAGTTACTTCTGCCAAAGTGATCATGGATAAATTCACAAATCAGAGCCGTGGTTTTGGTTTTGTGGAAATGCCTGATGATGCTGCTGCACAAAAAGCAATTGATGAGCTTAACGGTACTTCAACCGATGGCCGCTCATTGAAAGTTACTGAAGCAAGACCCCGTGAGGAAAAACCACGTACCAACAGATGGTAA
- a CDS encoding WbqC family protein has protein sequence MIELQYFGSIYSYLKFINQTNVYFSAYESYFRALHLNRMQLMGANGPLPLSVPLEGGRDQKVKWKDVKINYAEPWQRIHWRGIHDNYRKAPWFEDYAPELEQLFLKKEKYLLDLNLKSMGYCLQRLKLKVDILAYTEGEAMKLNSHRPGKSEPVPAENFPVYQQVFSERHGFVANLGILDLLFCEGPLATDYLRRIKIS, from the coding sequence ATGATTGAATTACAATATTTTGGAAGTATTTACTCTTATTTAAAGTTTATCAATCAAACAAATGTGTATTTTTCTGCATACGAAAGCTACTTCCGTGCCCTCCATTTGAACCGTATGCAGCTGATGGGCGCAAATGGTCCCCTCCCTCTCTCGGTGCCGTTGGAAGGTGGTCGTGATCAAAAAGTAAAATGGAAGGATGTGAAGATCAACTATGCCGAACCCTGGCAGCGGATCCATTGGCGGGGCATCCACGACAATTACCGGAAGGCTCCCTGGTTTGAAGATTATGCCCCGGAGCTGGAGCAACTGTTTTTGAAGAAGGAAAAATATCTGCTTGATCTGAACCTGAAAAGTATGGGATACTGTCTTCAACGCTTAAAACTGAAAGTTGACATTTTGGCTTATACCGAGGGGGAGGCGATGAAACTAAATTCACATCGACCAGGAAAAAGCGAACCAGTTCCGGCTGAAAACTTCCCTGTTTACCAACAGGTATTTTCAGAAAGACATGGCTTTGTGGCGAACCTTGGCATCCTGGATTTGTTATTTTGTGAAGGACCGCTTGCCACAGATTATCTCCGCAGGATAAAAATTTCCTGA
- a CDS encoding heavy-metal-associated domain-containing protein, producing MKTFLTVLFLSVTVSLSAQYKKPIVVQIKTPQAQCAECKDKIEKFMKVEEGVAKVVVDIRKKITTITFLSDRTNIENIRAAMNNLGFDADDEKANEEVYKRLPVCCKRVEDGGGPPKKN from the coding sequence ATGAAGACGTTCTTAACTGTATTATTTCTATCCGTAACGGTGAGCCTTTCTGCACAGTACAAAAAGCCCATTGTTGTGCAGATAAAAACACCACAGGCGCAATGTGCGGAGTGTAAAGACAAGATCGAAAAATTCATGAAAGTGGAAGAAGGGGTGGCGAAAGTTGTGGTAGATATCAGGAAAAAGATCACAACAATTACTTTTCTCAGCGACCGCACCAATATTGAAAATATCAGGGCCGCTATGAATAATCTTGGTTTTGATGCAGATGATGAAAAAGCAAATGAAGAAGTTTATAAACGTTTGCCGGTCTGTTGCAAACGGGTGGAAGATGGAGGAGGACCACCGAAGAAGAATTAA